From Podospora bellae-mahoneyi strain CBS 112042 chromosome 5, whole genome shotgun sequence:
ccgaaaGCACCCACGGCCAACTACCCGTCGacatcccctcccaaacatcccactccatcttcctcgcccgGTCCGGCATCACAGGTCTGGTGCTGCTAGGCTCGACAGGCGAGGCGATCCACCTCTCCCGCACCGAGCGCGCCTCCCTCGTCTCGGGCGTCCGCAAAGGTCTCGACGAAGCCGGGTATCCCAACTACCCCATCATGGCCGGCGTCTTGACCAACGGCATCGACGAGACCCTCCAATGGCTCGACGACTACGCCTCCGCCGGTGCAGATTGGGGTTTGGTGCTCGTGCCGGGGTATTTCGGCGCTGCTACTACCACGCAGGAGGGGATAGTGGAGTATTTCAGGGAGGTTGCGAAGCGGTCGAGGATACCGGTGCTGGTGTACAACTACCCTGGGGTGACGaacggggtggtggtgcagccCGAGACGTACACCAAACTCGCGGGGTTGGAGAATGTGGTTGGGGTCAAGATGAGTCATGGGAACGTGTCAATTCATTTGCAGGTTGGGCTCGACCCCGGGATTGATCATAAGGGGTTTAGGGTGTATAGCGGGTTTGGGCAGCAGTTGGGGCcagtggtgttgtttgggggggcCGGGGTGATTGATGGGTTGGCGGGGTTTTATCCGaggacggtggtgaggttgatggggttggtggaggggggggagctgacgggggagaggaggaaggaggttCAGAGGTTGCAGTATGTGGTTAGTAAGGCGGAGGAGTTTATTGTGAGGTATGGAATTTTTGGGATTAAAGAGGCGGTGTTTAGGGTTACAGGGTTGGGGACGCTGCAGAAGGGGAGACCGCCGCTGCTGGGGGGGCTGgcagagggggagtgggagagggggaggaagttgTTTTTGGAGGATATTGAGAGCGTTGAGCAGGAATTGAAGGGGACGTGAGCaagtaatactttatttgGTCAGGCACAAGTTGTGACATACTGATGGAGCGTGAAGAACCACTCCAAACATCGGGACTACATACACTTCTAAGCTGGACGGGCATGACCAAACTCATATCCGATAAAACATGTAAAGAATTCAAGGCTACTGTGAAGTGTTCGCTGCGTTCCATCAATACAAACTCTTCCCCTCTTCtgttttttttaaaaaaatgagtttcttccctttttttcattctccttctccttctgctcAGGGCGCGAGTACCTAGCTAACACTATACCTGGCAAACACTACCAAGCTTCGGGCTACAGGAGGCTCTCCACAGTATCCACCAGCCCACCTACCCTCCATCCACGTTCAACCCAATCCAGCTGCCCTTGGCTAAATACTGTAGCCTTGCCCATTCCAAAGTCCGGGCCACAGTACCCGTGTATTCGCGCCGAGAAGGTTGCCCCATGAGCGTGTGTGGAGTCCACACTTCTTGATTACCTCCCATAGAGAACTCCAAGAACTCCTGCTCTTCTGTTAATCGAAGCCGCAGCCTGTCCATCTAGGGATGGCGCATTGACTACCAGCACCCACAGCCATCGAGCCAGCTAACATCAGTGTCAACGTCGATTACCCACAGCATAAACATGTCCTGTGGGTCTATGGCCCCTCCCAACACTGCACCGTCCTTCTTGCCGTTGGCCCAAAGCGCGTTGGTAATCTTCAAGTCAGCGGTATTAGAATCTTGCCAGTCATCACAGACCACACAGTTCTTTTGCTTCGCCAAGTACTCGCCGACAAATAGACGATAGGCTAAGGGCCTATAGAGTCCTCGTCGGGTACCCCATATTTTTGGACTCAAAGTCTGCCCCCACTTCACTTCGGGTTCGCAGTCGTTCGAGTACTCGGATTGGACATCAATGTTCCCAAAGAGTGAGCGAGATCGTGATCGTCTTAAGGTTAGTGTTGGACGATGGGAGCAGGCGATCGGAAAGATGGCGGCCGAAGGTGGGCGAATCCCTATACCTCCCAGTCAATGAGTATAaatcctcttctcctcctcctggcttCCCAAGTACCGTGaagcggtggaggtggatgtgtAGGTGTTGAATCAACCGCGGGGGGAGGACGCATCCACCAGGCAGACGGGACGATTTTGAGACCTGATCTTCCTCTTGTGAAAATACACTGTCAAAACTGCAAGAAAGTGTGCCGGCTCAATAAATCGTGTCATCTCCTTGAATGACAAGACGACGGATCCATCGAACACCGGTAACCTCTAGTCCTGCTCAGCGTGTACTTGGCCCACCATCTCGTAGTTCTGGCTCAACACATCTGTTTCGGGGTTGAAGTAGGCGACTGCTTCCAGTCGTTTTCCCACAAGATCGTGTCGAAAGGACAGTCGATAGTACAACTTCATCGCTCGTTCGCGGGCTCCTCTACACACATGAAAAAGAGTCTGGGGAGGGCTGACGTTCTAACCGATTTTGGGTTCGTAGCTGTTTCCTAACCAGTCCGGCATCCTGGACAACAATTCTCTCAGGCCTTGTCGACTGGTCCATCGAAAGAAGGGATGATCGGGATGGAAGTGGGGCCTCTGGCGGTTCGGATATTTCTTGTCCACAAGATTGACCTCGACCAAACGAGAGTTTGATTCCTAGTCAAGTAGAAAGAAACTCATCCCATATCTTATCTTGAAGTTCAACTGGAAGCGACCTGAACCGGTGAAATATGGTCGGGGTGGTCGCGACGGCCATTTTGGTCTTAATGGTTGCAATTGTCTGCTGAGTACGGATATCGCGGTCAAACTGAAAATGATGCAAATGCCGATTAGCAATGGAAATTTGACTTGGTAGTGGGAAGAAAACTGGAAGAGAGCACACTCAGCACAGAGTTGCGTTTGAGTGGGCCACCCGCAGGTCGCTCCGTTGCCCCTGCAGCTCTTTGCTGTCGTTGATTCCTTCCACAATTCAGTCAGCAACGGGAGTATAAGCTCGCACCTACCCGTTTCTTTTACAGTGGGCGAAGCCACTGCCTTCCTTCTGCCACCCGATTCCATGTTCAAGCAAGTCCTTGTGTAGACTGTCTATGAGCTAGTAAGGCGGGGCGACTGTTCTTCCGGCTCGGCCAATCTCAACAAAGGCTGTTGACTCATATCGACCACATTCTGCTCTTCTTTTCAAGAAACCTACCTTCACTTCCATCATGCCTTCCAAAACAGCCATTCTAGTCGTTGACATCCAAAACTCCCTGGCGACAGATTCAGGCACCAAAATACCTCATGCGGCCCGGGTCTGTGAGGCGGGAACCAGCATTCTTCAAGTAGCTCGGCAGATTCGAGACACCCGAGTACGGGAACATAGTCTTCCTCCGGGCTTCATCACCGTATTCGTGCAGCACCAGGAGTCGCCAGAAGAGGGGCTGTTGGTCTTTGGAACAGATCCTTGGGGTTTGGTCTTCAAGCCACGACAAGGTTTAGAGAATGGAGAGGACTTTGTTGTCGCAAAATCAGTCCGTACGTCTCTTGAATTCCGCTGTCCTTGAGCCAGCGCTAAGTTCTTCCTTGTGACGTAGGCAATGCTTTTTCCAACCCGGTGCTTGAGCAGATACTCAGAGAGCACGGCGTGGAAGAGTTGGTCATCTTCGGCATCCAGAGCGAGTGCTGCGTCGAGGCCACCTGCCATGGCGCCATTGATGCTGGCTTTGCCATCACACTGCTTTCAGGGGCACACTCGACGTATCCCGAACCCGAGGCCAGACCAGAAGAGATTGAGGCACAGGTAGAGGCCCGTGTGCGGGCAAGGGGGGCGACAGTGGTCAGGTGGGAGGATGCAGTCGAGGTatgggagaagaagggccaAGTCCTCGGACCATATCAGTAGGGATTGAGTGATAGCTAGCCGCTCACAGACTCATCATACCTAGGTACTGACTCAACAAACACCTCAGCTATAACTTCAAGATAGGGCATTGCGCTCCGACCTCTAGTTAGGCAGGCATGCCATTGCTTAGCTACCTACCTTCTTTGGAGGCCTACTATTGCTATGCAGTGCCACGATCGAATGTAACGTGGGGTGTTGCCTGTCAGTTCTgtgaggagagaggaaaaTGGAAAGATTCTAGAACACCAACCACTGCAGTCCACCACACCCATTTCGCAAGCATGGAGAAAATGCACGCAATACTATATACCTGGGACCTTACAGGAGGGTCTTTGGCAAACAAAAGAGACTATCGAGCGCCCAAACGACCAGGAAGGGACATTACACTCCGATTTCAGCGCACGCAATGCCAATCGTCTTGTCGGGAGCACTCTGGATCGGGAAGGTCCTTTGACAAGCAGACCAGCGCCCAGAACGTTGCCGATGCGCGCGGATGGCCCGGTTCGGCAGTTGGAGAGGCGCTTGGCAGCCATCCATGTCACGCTCCCCGACCTCCCCTCACTCACCCCACGGCACGGGATGGTAGGCACACGACAGTCACACAGACAGAATGCATGAAGCTCCCCctcagctcaccaccacatcgaCAGCTTGACCCCAACCCGGAtactggggaggggagctCGACGACGTTTCATTCGATCAGCAATGTCGTGATGGACAGTTGGAAACCACCTCCCAGATCTGTACCATCTGTCCGTGCCCTTATTCTTGGACCTTGGTCCTGCAGttcttgggaggggagaaagACAATGTCGTGATACCTTATTGTGCATGTGAAGATCGCCGCAGTGGCCAGTACCCGGTCGATGTTATCTTCAGAGGGAGGGGGCCAGGTATGATGAGAGGAAGACGGCGAGAATCTCAACATAAAAGAGTGTCGATCCTCCCGTCGTCAGTCTGTTTTggttcctcatcctcttcatcgtcctccccccagaCAATTAAGCAAGGATGAAGCTGTCAACCGCCATCAGCCTTTTGGCTGGTGCCGCCCCTCTGGtctcggccgccgccgctcccAAGCTCGAGCGCAAGATGAACTATGATGGGTACAAGGCCTACAGCATTGCCACCCATCATAACccggccgccatcaaggcaAAGCTCACCAAGTTTGCCGCcatccccttcaacctcgacaacgATGAGCACCTCGACATTGCCATCCCTGCAGAGGAGGTCGCTGCCTTTGAGGCCCTCGGTCTCGAGACCCAGCTCATGCACGAGGATCTCGGTGCTGATATCGCCGAGGAGGGTACCTTTGCCCCCTACACCAGTATGTTTTGCTCTTCTACTTGTCTCTTTCCTGAAAGGCTTCCGGGTTCTAACAAATAAGAAGGCGTCGGTGCCCAGGCTGTCCCCAGCTTGACCTGGTTCAACTCGTACCACGCATACGCCGACCACATCACCTTTTTCAACGACCTGCAGGCGTCGTTCCCCAACGCTTCCGAGATCTTCACCATCGGCAAGTCGTTCCAGGGCCGTGACATCTTTGGCATCCACATCTGGGGCTCCGGCGGCAAGGGCTCCAAGCCCGCCATCTACTTCCACGGCACCGTCCACGCCCGCGAGTGGATCAGCGCCAAGGTCGTCGAGTACATCACctaccacctcctcacccagtACGCCACCGACGCCGCCGTCCGTGCCATCCGTGACAAGTTTGACTTTTACATCCTCCCCGTTGTCAACCCCGACGGTGTGTCCCCACCCTACCCACCTTTTGTCTTCACAAATGACTAACAAACGCCCCAGGATTCGTCTACACCCAAACCAACGACCGCCTTTGGCGCAAGAACCGCCAAACCCGCTCCGGCCAGTCCTGCGTCGGCACCGACCAGAACCGCAACTGGAACTACCAGTGGTCCGTCACCGGCGGCGCCTCCACCTCGCCCTGCTCCGAGACCTACAAGGGCCTCGCCGCCGGCGACACCCCCGAGATCCGCGCCCTGaccgccttcaccaccaccctcaagaACAGCCGCGGCATCCGCCTCTACATCGACTGGCACTCGTACGGCCAGTACATCCTCCTGCCTTATGGGTACGACTGCTCCGCCCGCGCGTCCAACCACGCCGCCCAGAGCAGTCTCGCCTCTGGCATGGCTACTCGGATCAGACAGAGCTACGGCACTaccttcaccaccggccccaGCTGCTCGACGCTGTACAAGACTACTGGCAGCGCGCCGGATTACATGactgctgttggtggtgctaCTTATGCTTGGACTATCGAGTTGAGGCCTGCGGgcagcagcggtggtggctttGTTTTGCCTGCTACGCAGATTTTGCCTAGCAGTATTGAGCAGTGGGAAGGTATCAAGTATGTGCTTGCTCAGGTTTGAACCCGGGGGGATGTTGAGTGGATGACATTGGGGATgtcggggaggagagggagggaaagggaatgAAGATATGTGTATATACGATGGTACGATGTATTTAACTGACGTGCAATTTGAGTTGTGACGATCATGTACCTTGTTTTCTCGTGTATTGGCCTCAAGCTCGATACAATTAATGTGAACAACTCGATATTGCATGGTTTCGCATATCCTAGCATGTTTCATATCTTCCCAATAGTATGTCTTTTCGCCTACAGCCACTGAGTGCAGGTCGAAGCCCTGGTGGTGGAGCGCGGGCCCTTCCTCATCGCCCATGAGTCCATGCTGGAGGACTTTCATCATCTCGGGGGTAAACGGAAGATGTGTCCCTAAAACTGCAGCACGGGTATTAGTCCCACAGTCGTGGTGTAGGCCCTCCGAGTCGATTGCGCTGATCTCCAGAGCCAAAAGAAGCTCAGAAGAAAGTGTCACCTTGGCCCGCTTGCTCACAGCTAGCAACAGATCCTTGAAAGGGACAAAATTGGTGCCTTCAGTAACATCCCAGTTTGTGTTCTGCGGTGCGTAGATAACGAAATGGCCGAGGGCTGATTGACCGCATTCAACTAGGacctccatcatcttcaaaaacccatcaccaatgtCCCCGGCTAGGTCCGATGTGCCAATGGCACGATACAGCACCATTGCCGTCGCCTATTGACGCAACGATGGAGAGCATTTTCAATACTGTGTCTCGGTGTACATCATCAATCGACTTTAGCAAGCTGTCGTACAAGCTGTTCAAATCTGATGGTGTTTTCAGTAACAATCCTTCCAGCGCTTGAAAACTCTCACCGGTGGCTGTTGCGTCTCGTATTTGGAGAGTTATGAGGTATGCCTAAAAAAAGACTCCTTCAGTTCGGCGTACCATATGGTCCGTAAGAGCCTTGTAGAAGGAGTTTGTTGCATCGAACGACGAACGCCGCTTAAACGTATTTTGCACAACCCTCAAAATGTCCACCGAGTGAGCTCATGGAGGTTGACCCGAAGTTCGCAAAGGACCAAGTTGAGGAAAGCCATTTTGGGGCGAGAACCGACAAGCATCTTGATATTGGCATGTTGAAACCATGACCGAAGCTGCGCGACGAGGTCTTTATGGCTGTGGCGGTGAGCAGGGTCGTGTTTGAACTCATCCAAGCCTTCGATCATGAAGCAAAAGCAAGTGTTGCGTGGAACAGACGCCTCGATGAGATTCTGAAACCCTTCTTGCAACTTGGCGGGGAATCGAAAGTAGGGCTCGCGATGTGTGGTTCAAAGGTGGTAGTGTCAAATACTTGGCACGCTGTCAGAAAAACATCTCGAATCAAACTTGGACAGTTTGCAAGGACTGAGAACAAGATGGACCGATAGAGACCGTGCAGCGACTGTTGCATAGCATCTCCAGTTCTCCAAGCAAAGAAGTGTGAGACAACGAGGGTCCTCTCTCCGGACCACCTTTCTGGCTCTCGGCGAGTGGTAGAATGACCAGCGATAAGTTTCATGAGTGTTGACTTTCCAGAGTCGGCTTTGAGAGAGATGTGCAGGAGGCCATGTCCGGATGAGAGCCACTGTAAAAGCGTAGACCTTGCTTCACCTTTCTGCTCATAGTACTCATTTTAATAGCAGTCATCCTTATCAGAGCTTTCCTCATCAGAGCTTTCCTCGTCgacgtcctcctcatcaacatcctcccaGCCAATGTGGTCTTCAGCGACGTCCTCGCCATCGGCCCCTTCATtgccgttgctgctgttgctacTTGTGTATTGTTGTGTCGAGGGAAATCTTTTGCCGTTTTCGGATTCGCTTGCAGGGTGTGTGGTTAATGAGCAgcaccccaccccacccctcattctaataaatttattttcgGCTTTGGTTGAAAATAATTTTCGTACTGCGTGGGGATTATATTTTAACTCGATTCgaaattaattttaatttcTGAAATATCGGGAGACGGTAGCTATAAAAGCTCTAAGGTATATTTATTTGACGCTGTTTGCTTTATATACTACACTCGCAGTTTCCTATTTTATATTCGTATGGTTAATAGCTTCGTACCGACCCAGTTCCTTAGCATCAGCCGCTGCCATTACGGGCCTAGTTACCGCAGTGAAATTATCGTGGGAGCTATCTTGTATAATAAAGAAGAAATACGACTAGCGTATGCTAA
This genomic window contains:
- a CDS encoding hypothetical protein (COG:E; EggNog:ENOG503NVF0); the protein is MSTRVPPKGVYVPSPTFFLPRSSSSSSSPESTHGQLPVDIPSQTSHSIFLARSGITGLVLLGSTGEAIHLSRTERASLVSGVRKGLDEAGYPNYPIMAGVLTNGIDETLQWLDDYASAGADWGLVLVPGYFGAATTTQEGIVEYFREVAKRSRIPVLVYNYPGVTNGVVVQPETYTKLAGLENVVGVKMSHGNVSIHLQVGLDPGIDHKGFRVYSGFGQQLGPVVLFGGAGVIDGLAGFYPRTVVRLMGLVEGGELTGERRKEVQRLQYVVSKAEEFIVRYGIFGIKEAVFRVTGLGTLQKGRPPLLGGLAEGEWERGRKLFLEDIESVEQELKGT
- a CDS encoding hypothetical protein (EggNog:ENOG503P8FI; COG:Q), which encodes MPSKTAILVVDIQNSLATDSGTKIPHAARVCEAGTSILQVARQIRDTRVREHSLPPGFITVFVQHQESPEEGLLVFGTDPWGLVFKPRQGLENGEDFVVAKSVRNAFSNPVLEQILREHGVEELVIFGIQSECCVEATCHGAIDAGFAITLLSGAHSTYPEPEARPEEIEAQVEARVRARGATVVRWEDAVEVWEKKGQVLGPYQ
- a CDS encoding hypothetical protein (MEROPS:MER0003908; EggNog:ENOG503NUYK; COG:O), yielding MKLSTAISLLAGAAPLVSAAAAPKLERKMNYDGYKAYSIATHHNPAAIKAKLTKFAAIPFNLDNDEHLDIAIPAEEVAAFEALGLETQLMHEDLGADIAEEGTFAPYTSVGAQAVPSLTWFNSYHAYADHITFFNDLQASFPNASEIFTIGKSFQGRDIFGIHIWGSGGKGSKPAIYFHGTVHAREWISAKVVEYITYHLLTQYATDAAVRAIRDKFDFYILPVVNPDGFVYTQTNDRLWRKNRQTRSGQSCVGTDQNRNWNYQWSVTGGASTSPCSETYKGLAAGDTPEIRALTAFTTTLKNSRGIRLYIDWHSYGQYILLPYGYDCSARASNHAAQSSLASGMATRIRQSYGTTFTTGPSCSTLYKTTGSAPDYMTAVGGATYAWTIELRPAGSSGGGFVLPATQILPSSIEQWEGIKYVLAQV